In the Victivallis sp. Marseille-Q1083 genome, one interval contains:
- a CDS encoding DUF5107 domain-containing protein — translation MKQVFVGETELTLPTYQPGPADPEPPLLKEFTPRGEPVYPYSTQELLGREAVERQYRALVLENDFIKVTVLPELGGRIYSAFDKVNRHELFYANRTIKPGLFAVRGAWPAVGVEFNFPNSHCTATLETVEADTEVDADGSASIIVGDLECCSRMSWSVRIRLRPDSSAIELDSKLCNFTDFPERYYYWINAACPIYPESEIIYPETTDRLLTHPPMDATRLGYLNWPEHDGSAINRFKNIKQHFPVFAEKMTEDFFGIYHHDHSFGLAHVADRTVVKGRKLWTFGNARDGKIFIDLLSDDRQDYCELQTGPFRLQSDYRLLSPGDSHCQTDYWLPVAGTGGFNLACREFTAHINLGAAGGRLRLCPARRLEGLAIQVWLDKEISREYSIDTQPGRLVEIELSGGNRLLFRHNGRLLASYRTPAERQPSSAVIDWQRPLPVVSPERKAVYQQEHADDSAAAASAAAGTSAAAAAIAGRLALRRNQLSRARYFLDLALARDSHHPEALLYRGELHCSGQEFEAAETDWMRAAETGRGRRRARFKLAQLALRQHQFTTALSRLIPLCGEFPHDSRLWHLRAVAERRLGIDNRASLEAGRRAFRWDPLGWGERFLAGGAPAVGDQFRMEAVCAYCQLDDREAAIRLLQGEWTANIAIARYYLAALTGRKPKNPQWNSWPAFRREDEAILRQFQNPESCFQLGCLLAAQDRWEEAVVRLLMVRGPLQAAARSLLMFYYWKIDRNVPVAAGYAAAVGPEAATKTRIAAAAILQEAGQPEAALQLFTLPPAAFEADLRLQLARIQALLCCNQPESVPRLFAASHFTLCEGKLLSRELYECGYFQLARQAEATGNDQAAMEYYLKATEYPENVGIGAPAANREAEGYFHAALAARRAGKEPLAQQYLERAAAAGDGLAIPFFPLQFLVPEAGTERIDRRYYRNLRYRIKAMEQLGRDPSALRTELETYADYLAGSRRSLE, via the coding sequence ATGAAGCAAGTATTCGTCGGTGAAACCGAACTTACCCTGCCCACCTACCAGCCCGGCCCGGCCGATCCGGAACCGCCGCTGCTGAAGGAATTCACCCCGCGCGGCGAACCGGTCTATCCGTATTCCACCCAGGAACTGCTCGGTCGCGAAGCGGTCGAGCGCCAGTACCGCGCCCTGGTATTGGAAAATGACTTTATCAAAGTCACCGTCCTGCCGGAACTCGGCGGCCGGATCTATTCGGCCTTCGACAAGGTGAACCGTCATGAGCTTTTTTACGCCAACCGCACGATCAAACCGGGGCTGTTCGCGGTGCGCGGCGCCTGGCCGGCCGTCGGTGTCGAATTCAATTTCCCGAACAGTCACTGCACCGCCACACTGGAAACGGTCGAAGCCGACACCGAAGTCGACGCCGACGGCTCGGCTTCGATCATCGTCGGCGATCTGGAATGCTGCAGCCGAATGAGCTGGAGCGTCCGGATTCGGCTGCGGCCCGATTCTTCCGCAATCGAACTGGACAGCAAGTTGTGCAATTTCACCGATTTTCCGGAGCGTTATTACTACTGGATCAACGCCGCCTGTCCGATCTACCCGGAAAGTGAAATCATCTACCCGGAAACGACCGACCGGCTGCTGACCCATCCGCCGATGGACGCCACCCGGCTCGGTTACCTGAACTGGCCGGAGCATGACGGCAGCGCCATCAACCGTTTCAAAAATATCAAACAGCACTTTCCGGTTTTCGCCGAAAAGATGACCGAGGATTTTTTCGGCATCTATCACCACGATCACAGCTTCGGCCTGGCCCACGTTGCCGACCGCACCGTCGTCAAGGGCCGGAAACTGTGGACGTTCGGCAACGCCCGCGACGGCAAAATCTTCATCGACCTGCTGAGCGACGACCGGCAGGATTACTGCGAGCTGCAGACCGGGCCGTTCCGGCTGCAGTCGGATTACCGGCTGCTGTCTCCCGGCGATTCGCATTGCCAAACCGATTACTGGCTGCCGGTCGCCGGCACCGGCGGATTCAACCTGGCCTGCCGCGAGTTCACCGCCCACATCAATCTGGGCGCCGCCGGCGGCAGGCTGAGACTCTGTCCGGCCCGGCGGCTTGAAGGCCTGGCCATCCAGGTGTGGCTGGACAAGGAGATCAGCCGGGAATACAGCATCGACACGCAGCCGGGCCGGCTGGTTGAAATCGAGCTTTCGGGCGGAAACCGGCTGCTGTTCCGTCACAACGGCCGGCTGCTGGCCTCCTACCGGACGCCGGCGGAGCGTCAGCCATCGAGCGCGGTCATTGACTGGCAACGGCCGCTCCCTGTGGTTTCGCCGGAACGCAAGGCCGTTTACCAGCAGGAACACGCCGACGATTCAGCCGCCGCCGCGAGCGCCGCGGCCGGCACCAGTGCGGCGGCCGCCGCCATCGCCGGCCGCCTGGCGCTGCGCCGCAACCAGCTCTCCCGCGCCAGATATTTCCTCGACCTGGCGCTGGCCCGGGACAGCCACCATCCAGAGGCGCTGCTCTACCGCGGCGAGCTGCATTGCTCCGGCCAGGAGTTCGAGGCCGCCGAAACGGACTGGATGCGGGCGGCGGAAACCGGCCGCGGCCGGCGGCGGGCCAGATTCAAGCTGGCTCAACTGGCACTGCGGCAGCATCAATTCACGACCGCGCTGTCCCGCTTGATTCCGCTCTGCGGCGAATTCCCGCACGACAGCCGGCTCTGGCATCTGCGCGCCGTCGCCGAACGCCGTCTCGGCATCGACAACCGGGCCAGCCTGGAAGCCGGACGCCGGGCCTTCCGCTGGGATCCGCTGGGTTGGGGGGAACGGTTTCTCGCCGGCGGCGCTCCGGCCGTCGGCGACCAATTCCGCATGGAAGCGGTATGCGCTTACTGCCAGCTCGACGACCGGGAGGCCGCGATCCGGCTGCTGCAGGGAGAATGGACGGCAAACATTGCCATCGCCCGCTATTATCTGGCGGCGCTTACCGGCCGGAAACCGAAAAATCCGCAGTGGAATTCCTGGCCGGCGTTCCGGCGGGAGGACGAAGCAATTCTGCGGCAATTTCAGAACCCGGAGAGCTGTTTCCAGCTCGGCTGCCTGCTGGCGGCCCAGGACCGCTGGGAGGAAGCGGTCGTCCGGCTGCTGATGGTCCGCGGTCCGCTGCAAGCTGCGGCGCGCAGTCTTTTAATGTTCTATTACTGGAAAATCGACCGGAACGTGCCGGTCGCCGCCGGCTACGCCGCCGCCGTCGGACCGGAAGCCGCCACCAAAACCCGAATCGCCGCCGCCGCAATTTTGCAGGAAGCCGGGCAGCCGGAAGCCGCCCTGCAACTGTTCACCCTGCCGCCAGCCGCCTTCGAGGCCGATTTGCGCCTGCAACTGGCCAGAATTCAGGCGTTGCTCTGCTGCAATCAACCGGAAAGCGTCCCCCGGCTGTTCGCCGCCAGCCATTTTACACTGTGCGAAGGAAAACTGCTGAGCCGCGAACTGTATGAATGCGGTTACTTTCAGCTCGCCAGACAGGCCGAAGCGACCGGAAACGACCAGGCGGCGATGGAATATTATCTCAAGGCAACCGAATATCCGGAAAATGTCGGCATCGGCGCCCCGGCCGCCAACAGAGAGGCGGAAGGCTATTTTCACGCCGCCCTCGCCGCCCGGCGCGCCGGGAAAGAGCCATTGGCGCAACAATACCTGGAACGGGCCGCGGCGGCCGGCGACGGTCTTGCCATCCCGTTTTTCCCGTTGCAGTTCCTCGTCCCGGAAGCCGGAACGGAACGTATCGACCGGCGTTACTACCGCAACCTGCGCTACCGGATCAAGGCGATGGAGCAGCTCGGCCGCGATCCGTCGGCGCTGCGAACCGAACTGGAAACCTATGCCGACTATCTCGCCGGCAGCCGGCGCAGTCTGGAATAA